A single window of Pseudarthrobacter psychrotolerans DNA harbors:
- a CDS encoding LLM class flavin-dependent oxidoreductase — protein sequence MQRIGFLSFGHWGPGQGSRTRTAGEALLQGIELAVAAEELGIDGAFFRVHHFARQQASPFPLLAAIAARTSRIEIGTGVIDMRYENPLYMAEEAAATDLISGGRLQLGISRGSPEPARSGAAAFGHKPAEGETEADMARRHTARFRHAISGAGVAEADPRYAGGATGLLPVQPQSQGLAERIWWGAGSRNTAVWAAGLGMNLMSSTLLTEDTGVPFDQLQAEQIQLFRDAWAAAGHSHQPRVSVSRSILPIVDDEDSRYFAGSALRDSRDQVGVIDGLTARFGKTYAGAPDVLAEQLAADAAVQAADTLLVTVPNQLGVDFNAKMLGNIARYIAPAVGWTPARS from the coding sequence ATGCAACGCATTGGATTCCTTTCTTTCGGCCACTGGGGCCCCGGCCAGGGCTCCCGCACCCGAACCGCCGGCGAGGCCCTGCTTCAGGGCATTGAGCTGGCGGTCGCGGCGGAGGAACTCGGAATCGACGGCGCCTTTTTCCGGGTGCACCACTTCGCCCGCCAGCAGGCGTCCCCCTTCCCGCTGCTGGCAGCCATCGCCGCCCGGACCAGCCGGATTGAGATCGGCACGGGTGTGATCGACATGCGCTACGAAAATCCGCTGTACATGGCCGAGGAAGCCGCGGCCACGGACCTGATCAGCGGTGGCAGGCTGCAGCTGGGCATCAGCCGTGGTTCACCCGAGCCCGCCCGGAGCGGGGCCGCCGCCTTCGGCCACAAACCGGCGGAAGGGGAGACCGAGGCAGACATGGCCCGCCGGCACACAGCCCGGTTCCGGCACGCCATCAGCGGCGCCGGAGTGGCCGAGGCGGACCCGCGCTACGCCGGCGGTGCCACCGGCCTGTTGCCGGTCCAGCCGCAGTCGCAGGGTCTCGCGGAGCGGATCTGGTGGGGCGCAGGAAGCCGCAACACCGCCGTGTGGGCGGCCGGACTGGGCATGAACCTGATGAGCTCCACCCTGCTCACCGAGGACACCGGCGTCCCCTTCGACCAGCTGCAGGCGGAGCAGATCCAGCTCTTCCGGGACGCCTGGGCCGCGGCAGGACACAGCCACCAGCCGCGTGTCTCCGTGAGCCGGAGCATCCTGCCGATCGTCGACGACGAGGACAGCAGGTATTTTGCGGGCAGCGCGCTGCGGGACAGTCGGGACCAGGTAGGTGTCATCGACGGCCTGACGGCACGCTTCGGCAAGACCTATGCCGGCGCGCCGGATGTCCTGGCCGAACAGCTGGCGGCCGACGCCGCGGTCCAGGCCGCGGACACATTGCTGGTGACAGTACCCAACCAGTTGGGCGTTGACTTCAACGCCAAAATGCTGGGCAACATCGCCCGGTACATTGCGCCCGCCGTCGGCTGGACCCCGGCCCGTTCCTGA
- a CDS encoding YnfA family protein, translating into MAIAKTTLLFVLAAAAEIGGAWLVWQSVREGKDWWWAGLGVIALGLYGFVATLQPDAHFGRILAAYGGVFVAGSLAWGMVFDGFRPDRWDIAGSVICLAGVAVIMFAPRNAG; encoded by the coding sequence GTGGCGATCGCCAAAACGACTCTGCTGTTCGTCCTGGCCGCTGCCGCCGAGATCGGCGGCGCGTGGCTCGTGTGGCAGTCAGTCCGCGAGGGCAAGGACTGGTGGTGGGCAGGGCTGGGTGTCATTGCCCTGGGCCTCTACGGCTTTGTGGCCACCCTGCAGCCGGATGCCCACTTCGGCCGGATCCTGGCCGCGTACGGCGGAGTGTTTGTGGCCGGGTCGCTTGCCTGGGGAATGGTCTTCGACGGCTTCCGTCCGGACCGGTGGGACATTGCAGGCTCCGTCATCTGCCTGGCCGGGGTGGCTGTGATCATGTTTGCCCCGCGAAACGCGGGCTGA
- a CDS encoding MFS transporter encodes MAGSVPLPTSAPAGRTLNLMLATSASVVCFWAWNSVATLGSFYTQNLHLNPAATGVLVAMPVFVGSLGRIAVGALTDKHGGRAMFTFVLLATILPILLVSVGGMLSSFALVLGAGLLLGVAGTVFAVGIPFVSGWYEPHRRGFATGVFGAGMGGTALAAFLNPRLVAGIGYFPTHVLIAAVLAVMAALVWFLMKESPGWTRSNAPVIPKLMDAVKTPVTWKMCFLYAVVFGGFVSFATYLPTYLRDVYSFDPSGAGARTAGFALAAVLARPLGGVLADKFGSKPVVLVSLAGVAVLAWVVNLQPDGEVPAGLTFVAMAAALGFGAGGVFAWVGVLAPPGKVGSISGVVSAAGGLGGYFPPLVMGATYDAATHSYSIGLLLLIATALVALCFTALVLRGPSKMAHMVEA; translated from the coding sequence GTGGCCGGATCAGTGCCGCTTCCGACGTCCGCCCCCGCTGGCCGGACACTCAACCTGATGCTCGCCACCTCAGCCTCGGTGGTGTGCTTCTGGGCCTGGAACTCCGTCGCCACGTTGGGCTCGTTCTACACACAAAACCTCCACCTCAATCCGGCAGCCACCGGCGTGCTCGTGGCCATGCCCGTGTTCGTCGGCTCGCTGGGACGGATCGCCGTCGGCGCCCTCACGGACAAGCACGGGGGCCGTGCCATGTTCACTTTCGTGCTGCTGGCCACCATCCTGCCGATCCTGCTCGTGTCTGTCGGCGGCATGCTCAGTTCGTTCGCCTTGGTGCTGGGCGCGGGGCTGCTGCTGGGTGTTGCCGGGACCGTGTTCGCCGTCGGAATCCCCTTTGTCAGCGGGTGGTATGAGCCGCACCGCCGTGGCTTCGCCACCGGCGTCTTTGGCGCCGGCATGGGCGGCACGGCGCTGGCGGCGTTTCTGAACCCGCGGCTGGTTGCCGGAATCGGGTACTTCCCCACACACGTGCTGATCGCCGCGGTCCTGGCCGTCATGGCGGCCCTGGTCTGGTTCCTGATGAAGGAATCCCCGGGCTGGACGCGCAGTAACGCCCCGGTGATTCCCAAGCTCATGGATGCTGTAAAAACCCCTGTCACGTGGAAGATGTGTTTCCTCTACGCCGTCGTTTTCGGCGGGTTCGTGTCCTTTGCCACGTACCTTCCGACCTACCTGCGCGATGTCTACAGTTTCGATCCGAGCGGCGCCGGGGCACGCACCGCAGGTTTCGCGCTGGCGGCAGTATTGGCGCGGCCGCTGGGCGGCGTTCTCGCTGACAAATTCGGCTCCAAGCCAGTCGTGCTCGTCTCCCTTGCAGGGGTGGCGGTGCTTGCCTGGGTGGTAAACCTGCAGCCCGACGGCGAAGTCCCCGCCGGACTGACGTTCGTCGCCATGGCCGCGGCGTTGGGATTCGGGGCCGGAGGAGTGTTCGCCTGGGTGGGGGTACTCGCCCCTCCGGGCAAAGTAGGCAGCATCAGCGGAGTAGTCAGTGCCGCCGGCGGACTGGGCGGCTACTTCCCTCCGCTCGTGATGGGTGCAACCTACGACGCCGCGACCCACAGCTATTCGATCGGCCTGCTCCTGCTGATTGCCACCGCCCTGGTGGCTTTGTGCTTTACCGCCCTGGTCCTGCGGGGGCCCTCAAAGATGGCGCACATGGTGGAGGCTTAA
- the narI gene encoding respiratory nitrate reductase subunit gamma, protein MLTFETEPGSAVELSALDIVLWGVLPYVMVVVLVSGLIWRYKYDQFGWTTRSSQLYESRLLRIASPLFHFGLLAVIAGHFFGLVIPMAWTQAAGMSQEFYHFNALLVGGIAGLGTLGGILLLIYRRRTTGPVFMATTKNDKTMYVVLTAAIVFGLWTTLASVFEGEHGHNYRETVAPWFRSLFVFQPDIGAMAAAPFSFHLHTLVGMALFVIWPFTRLVHAFTAPLHYLFRPYIVYRSRDKDRTSSTPVRRGWSPVGTKDRDTRNR, encoded by the coding sequence TTGCTGACATTCGAAACCGAGCCAGGCTCCGCCGTCGAACTCTCCGCCCTGGACATTGTGCTGTGGGGTGTCTTGCCGTACGTCATGGTGGTGGTGCTCGTGAGCGGCCTCATCTGGCGGTACAAATACGACCAGTTCGGCTGGACCACGAGGTCCTCCCAGCTCTACGAATCCCGGCTGCTGCGCATTGCGTCGCCGCTGTTCCACTTTGGCCTGCTGGCCGTGATCGCCGGCCACTTTTTCGGACTTGTCATCCCTATGGCCTGGACGCAGGCGGCGGGGATGAGCCAGGAGTTTTACCATTTCAACGCCCTGCTGGTGGGCGGCATCGCAGGGCTCGGAACGCTGGGTGGGATCCTCCTGCTGATTTACCGCCGCCGCACCACGGGGCCGGTTTTTATGGCCACCACGAAAAATGACAAGACGATGTACGTCGTGCTGACGGCTGCCATCGTCTTCGGACTCTGGACAACCTTGGCCAGTGTCTTTGAGGGCGAGCACGGGCACAACTACCGCGAAACGGTGGCTCCGTGGTTCCGTTCCCTTTTTGTCTTCCAGCCGGACATCGGGGCCATGGCGGCAGCGCCGTTCTCCTTCCATCTGCACACCCTGGTAGGCATGGCCTTGTTCGTCATCTGGCCGTTCACCCGGCTGGTACACGCGTTTACGGCGCCGCTGCACTACCTCTTCCGGCCCTACATCGTCTACCGCTCCCGGGACAAGGACAGGACTTCCAGCACCCCGGTGCGGCGAGGCTGGTCGCCGGTGGGAACCAAGGACAGAGATACCCGCAACCGTTGA
- the narJ gene encoding nitrate reductase molybdenum cofactor assembly chaperone yields MTRRLQVVYLAAAWCLSYPDEELIGRVPLMRAALAEFPGTVADFQEVLDRLESTPPMEIQAHYVREFDLGRRHALHLSYWTDGDTRRRGEVLGAFKQAYRQSDILVDTHGELPDYLPMVLEYAALVDLAAGRDLLIRYRASLEMLRFGLLRDELPHACILQAICATLPGKSPADEQAVMRMAGYGPPTEAVGLDPYDPRLLPVKGA; encoded by the coding sequence GTGACCCGCCGTCTTCAGGTCGTCTACCTCGCGGCAGCCTGGTGCCTGTCCTACCCGGACGAGGAACTCATCGGCCGGGTCCCGCTGATGCGCGCCGCGCTGGCCGAGTTTCCCGGCACCGTGGCGGACTTCCAGGAGGTCCTGGACCGGCTGGAATCCACGCCGCCCATGGAGATCCAGGCCCACTATGTTCGCGAGTTCGACCTCGGCCGGCGCCATGCCCTCCACTTGTCCTACTGGACGGACGGGGATACCCGGCGCCGCGGCGAAGTCCTGGGCGCCTTCAAACAGGCCTACCGTCAAAGCGACATCCTGGTGGACACCCACGGAGAACTGCCGGACTACCTGCCGATGGTCCTGGAATACGCCGCACTGGTGGACTTAGCGGCGGGGCGTGACTTGCTGATCCGGTACCGTGCGAGCCTCGAGATGCTCCGCTTCGGCCTGCTGCGGGACGAACTCCCGCATGCATGCATCCTCCAGGCCATCTGCGCCACCCTGCCCGGGAAATCCCCCGCCGACGAGCAGGCCGTCATGCGGATGGCCGGTTATGGTCCGCCCACCGAAGCCGTGGGCCTGGACCCGTACGATCCTCGGCTGCTGCCCGTGAAGGGGGCCTGA